In Cytobacillus oceanisediminis, the following proteins share a genomic window:
- a CDS encoding PLP-dependent aminotransferase family protein, protein MGTKYDEIIEEIQSRLDDERLKAGEKLPSIRRFAKEFNCGINTVMKAYSELEKAHLIYSVPKSGYFAVGSDMPKKHKSMIIDFVSAGPDKSKMPYRDYQHCMNQAIELYKEEMFQYSHPLGLPSLRHQLSAHLQDMQVFTPPERIAVVSGSQQALDLLVSLPFPNNKIEIYTEQPTHFSFIDSITSRGLKPIGIEVNQEGIDLNYLEKIFRERNIKFFYTVSRFQNPTGCSYSNQEKKEMVELAQKYDVYIVEDDYMGDFDTRKKADPMFAYDPSGRVIYTKSFSKVLLPGLRLGLAVLPEALMKRFTQAKFAADVHTPVLTQGALEIYLSSGMFKAHIEKLRRQYKKKGSILKKAYLEQLPPDTSFTGGDSGFYSTVVLPGRMKAKNLVKHLQKKNVLVQDAAPMYLPEYLKENRIRLSVSQVEDRKITVGVKKIGDGIRALANSYN, encoded by the coding sequence ATGGGCACTAAATATGATGAAATCATAGAAGAAATCCAATCCAGATTGGATGATGAACGCTTGAAAGCCGGAGAAAAGCTCCCTTCCATCCGCAGATTTGCCAAAGAATTCAACTGCGGCATCAACACTGTGATGAAAGCTTACAGTGAATTGGAAAAGGCACATCTCATCTACTCTGTGCCAAAAAGCGGCTATTTTGCGGTAGGCTCTGATATGCCAAAAAAACACAAATCTATGATCATTGATTTTGTCTCGGCAGGACCGGACAAAAGCAAGATGCCATACCGTGATTATCAGCATTGTATGAACCAGGCAATTGAGCTTTATAAAGAGGAAATGTTTCAGTATTCCCATCCCCTCGGTTTGCCGAGTCTTCGGCATCAGCTTTCAGCACACCTTCAGGATATGCAGGTTTTCACCCCTCCTGAAAGAATTGCGGTTGTATCCGGCTCCCAGCAGGCTCTGGATCTCTTGGTCTCACTCCCCTTTCCCAATAATAAAATAGAGATCTACACAGAACAGCCAACCCACTTCAGTTTCATAGATTCCATCACTTCCCGCGGCTTGAAGCCTATTGGCATAGAGGTGAATCAGGAAGGAATTGACCTCAATTACTTAGAAAAGATATTCAGAGAGAGAAACATCAAGTTTTTCTACACTGTTTCCAGATTTCAAAACCCTACAGGCTGCAGCTACTCCAACCAGGAAAAAAAGGAAATGGTCGAGCTCGCTCAGAAATATGATGTCTACATAGTGGAGGATGACTATATGGGAGATTTTGATACAAGAAAAAAGGCAGATCCCATGTTTGCCTATGATCCATCCGGGAGAGTCATTTACACAAAAAGCTTTTCGAAAGTTTTGCTGCCAGGGCTGCGATTAGGATTGGCAGTTCTTCCAGAAGCCTTAATGAAACGTTTTACACAAGCCAAATTTGCAGCGGACGTCCATACACCCGTCCTCACACAAGGGGCACTTGAGATTTACTTAAGCAGCGGTATGTTTAAAGCACATATTGAAAAACTCCGGCGTCAATACAAAAAGAAAGGGTCCATTCTCAAAAAGGCATACCTGGAGCAATTGCCTCCCGATACTTCATTTACTGGCGGGGATTCGGGATTCTATTCGACAGTTGTCCTCCCGGGCAGAATGAAAGCGAAGAATCTTGTGAAGCATCTCCAAAAGAAAAATGTATTAGTTCAGGATGCTGCACCAATGTATCTTCCAGAATATCTAAAGGAAAATAGAATTCGATTGAGTGTCTCCCAGGTGGAGGATAGAAAAATTACAGTTGGAGTGAAGAAGATCGGGGATGGAATTCGTGCGTTAGCCAATTCTTATAACTAA
- a CDS encoding YkvI family membrane protein translates to MKKSIQIAGAFIGVIVGAGFASGQEILQFFTGFGWMGIAGAILATFFFAFLGMNLTQLGSRLQTDSHKDVIYHICGRYLGMAVDFIITFFLFGVAAVMLAGSGSIFEEQFGIPSMAGNIIMAVLTVLTVCLNIQKVISIISLVTPFLLVMVIIIGGYAISTMGIDFSEVQKLAESQTPAASNWFMGGLLYVSYNIAAGAAMLAVMGGTTKDEKQAGMGGILGGAGLGILILIINAAMLFKMDVVGGSDMPILALANEISPAFGLLMFVVLLGMIYNTAVGMLYAFTARIVKRDNPKFNLFAVFFGAAAFGASFAGFITLVGTVYPLMGYLGFTLIAAIVFAWFRGKRKAAGSIGSEVVLKQ, encoded by the coding sequence ATGAAAAAGAGTATTCAAATTGCTGGTGCTTTTATTGGGGTCATAGTCGGAGCGGGATTTGCTTCAGGCCAGGAGATTTTGCAGTTTTTCACGGGCTTTGGCTGGATGGGGATTGCCGGAGCCATACTGGCGACCTTTTTCTTTGCTTTTCTTGGCATGAATTTAACTCAGCTTGGAAGCCGTCTGCAGACAGATTCTCACAAAGACGTGATTTATCATATTTGCGGAAGGTATCTGGGGATGGCTGTTGATTTCATCATTACCTTCTTTCTTTTTGGGGTGGCAGCTGTCATGCTTGCGGGATCGGGATCCATTTTTGAAGAGCAGTTCGGAATCCCGAGCATGGCGGGGAATATCATCATGGCCGTATTGACGGTCCTGACCGTTTGCCTGAATATCCAAAAAGTGATTTCAATTATCAGCCTGGTAACACCGTTTCTATTAGTAATGGTAATCATCATAGGCGGTTATGCTATAAGCACGATGGGGATTGATTTCTCTGAAGTACAGAAACTGGCGGAAAGCCAAACGCCTGCCGCTTCCAATTGGTTTATGGGCGGACTATTATATGTTTCATACAATATTGCGGCTGGTGCTGCGATGCTGGCTGTTATGGGCGGAACAACAAAAGATGAAAAGCAGGCAGGGATGGGCGGCATCCTTGGCGGTGCTGGATTAGGAATTCTTATCTTAATAATCAACGCTGCCATGCTTTTCAAGATGGATGTGGTGGGTGGATCGGACATGCCAATCCTTGCTCTTGCCAATGAAATTTCACCGGCTTTTGGATTATTGATGTTCGTTGTATTGCTTGGCATGATCTACAACACAGCTGTTGGTATGCTGTATGCCTTCACGGCCAGGATCGTGAAAAGGGATAATCCTAAATTCAATCTTTTTGCTGTATTTTTTGGTGCGGCAGCATTTGGAGCCAGTTTTGCAGGCTTCATAACGCTAGTAGGGACGGTTTATCCTTTGATGGGGTACCTGGGATTTACACTGATTGCGGCGATTGTGTTTGCCTGGTTTAGGGGGAAGAGGAAGGCTGCTGGGAGTATAGGGAGTGAAGTTGTTTTAAAGCAATAG
- the menC gene encoding o-succinylbenzoate synthase, with amino-acid sequence MKVTEVVLRHMKMRMKAPFTTSFGTFQDKEFLLLEAKDENGVSGWGESVAFHSPWYNEETLKTNWHMLEDFIIPNLLNKEMEHPAEVSETLSYIRKNNMAKSAFEGAVWELYAKQKGIPLAKALGGTANEIEVGISIGIQDRVDDLLHLIDEYVKEGYKRIKVKIKPGWDVEVMRKVRKHFPDIALMADANSAYTLEDIELLKQLDEFNLMMIEQPLASDDIIDHAVLQRELKTPVCLDESIHSYEDARKAIELGSCKIINIKIGRVGGLTESRRIHDLCRDRGIPVWCGGMLESGIGRAHNIALTTLSNFIMPGDTAASSRYWEKDLIDPEVTVEEGMIKVPENPGLGYEPNYETIKQFTVFEKSFS; translated from the coding sequence ATGAAAGTGACAGAAGTCGTATTGCGGCATATGAAAATGAGAATGAAAGCTCCATTTACAACAAGCTTCGGCACGTTTCAGGATAAAGAATTTCTCTTGCTGGAAGCTAAGGATGAGAATGGTGTGAGCGGCTGGGGAGAATCTGTTGCCTTTCATTCACCATGGTATAACGAAGAAACGCTGAAAACGAACTGGCATATGCTTGAAGATTTCATCATTCCGAATCTATTAAACAAAGAAATGGAACATCCTGCTGAAGTTTCGGAAACTCTCTCCTACATACGGAAAAACAATATGGCGAAATCAGCATTCGAAGGGGCGGTTTGGGAGTTATATGCCAAGCAAAAGGGAATTCCGCTTGCAAAGGCTCTTGGCGGAACAGCGAATGAGATTGAGGTTGGCATCAGCATCGGCATTCAGGATCGTGTTGATGATTTGCTTCACCTTATTGATGAATATGTAAAGGAAGGCTATAAGCGCATCAAAGTGAAAATCAAGCCAGGCTGGGATGTTGAGGTCATGAGGAAAGTGAGAAAGCATTTCCCGGATATAGCGCTTATGGCTGATGCAAACTCAGCATACACCCTTGAAGATATCGAACTATTAAAACAGCTGGATGAATTCAATCTAATGATGATCGAACAGCCGCTTGCATCTGATGATATTATCGATCATGCAGTTCTTCAGAGAGAACTTAAAACTCCGGTATGCCTCGATGAAAGCATTCATTCCTATGAAGATGCGCGTAAGGCAATTGAGCTGGGAAGCTGCAAAATTATTAATATCAAAATCGGCCGGGTCGGGGGGCTGACAGAATCCAGGAGAATTCATGATCTCTGCCGGGACAGGGGCATTCCGGTATGGTGCGGAGGCATGCTGGAATCCGGAATTGGAAGGGCGCACAATATTGCCTTAACCACACTATCAAACTTCATTATGCCTGGAGACACAGCTGCATCATCCCGCTATTGGGAGAAGGATCTGATTGACCCTGAAGTAACTGTTGAAGAGGGAATGATTAAGGTTCCTGAAAATCCTGGCCTTGGGTATGAACCAAATTATGAGACCATTAAACAGTTTACTGTTTTTGAAAAAAGCTTTTCTTAA
- a CDS encoding GNAT family N-acetyltransferase → MAAVTMDLRVLKTASDMNLIQKLEQKVWNMAPLPVHQTITAAQNGGLLLGVFIEDDLVGFSYGFPGFHKGKGYLCSHMLGIHPDHQDKGMGALLKQKQKELASEMGYDLITWTFDPLESRNAYLNLSKLNAVCSTYVENCYGDMDDSLNHGLPTDRLKAEWWITSSHVEEPLNIEIASAHNPFDWGVSEDDFPVLLNTEWDAAEAPVLVPIPANFQTIKNKNFELAIDWRFKTRRIFQKLFSKGYAMAGFQKGPEGPVHYYVFVQRNQLKLN, encoded by the coding sequence ATGGCTGCTGTGACAATGGATTTACGGGTATTAAAGACAGCATCCGATATGAATCTTATTCAGAAGCTTGAGCAGAAGGTCTGGAATATGGCTCCCCTTCCGGTTCATCAAACCATCACAGCTGCCCAGAACGGAGGGCTGCTCCTCGGGGTATTTATAGAAGATGATCTTGTGGGATTCAGCTACGGTTTTCCCGGTTTCCACAAGGGAAAAGGCTATTTATGCTCCCATATGCTGGGCATTCATCCTGACCACCAGGATAAGGGAATGGGGGCCTTATTGAAGCAGAAGCAAAAAGAACTGGCTTCCGAAATGGGATACGACCTGATTACCTGGACTTTTGATCCGCTTGAAAGCCGGAATGCTTACTTGAATCTTTCCAAGCTGAATGCAGTTTGTTCCACATATGTGGAGAATTGCTATGGAGATATGGATGATAGCCTGAATCATGGTCTGCCGACAGACCGTTTAAAGGCAGAATGGTGGATTACCAGTTCACATGTGGAGGAGCCATTGAACATTGAAATAGCGTCAGCACATAATCCGTTTGATTGGGGAGTATCAGAGGACGACTTTCCTGTTTTATTAAATACTGAATGGGATGCTGCTGAAGCTCCAGTGCTTGTTCCGATTCCGGCAAACTTCCAGACTATTAAGAATAAGAATTTCGAGCTTGCGATAGATTGGCGCTTTAAAACAAGAAGGATTTTTCAGAAGTTATTTTCTAAAGGGTACGCTATGGCAGGATTTCAAAAAGGGCCAGAGGGCCCGGTGCATTACTATGTATTCGTTCAGAGGAATCAGCTTAAACTCAACTAA
- a CDS encoding M20 peptidase aminoacylase family protein, with the protein MKEIIEEIKPALDMVFDHLHENPEVSWREYKTTEYLQKFLECRGFQVQLFGNCTGLAVEVGEGSPCVALRADMDALWQEVDGKFQANHSCGHDAHMTMGVGAMLLLQKAGFPKKGKLKFIFQPAEEKGTGALKMIEHGVLDDVDYLYGVHLRPIQEIRDGEASAAIYHGAARFLTGEIIGEDAHGARPHLGQNAIEIGASFIHEIKNIHLDPMVPHTAKMTKFHAGSDSGNIIPGKASFSLDLRAQTNEVINALAEKIETITDYLSKLYGVKINLETKANVAAAEVDEEAQDFLEKAIIDVLGAGQLREPIVTSGGEDFHFYTLKKPNIKATMLGLGCDLKPGLHHPDMTFNREVIYSGMEILAKAVMATLEKEEE; encoded by the coding sequence TTGAAGGAAATTATTGAAGAGATTAAACCTGCATTGGATATGGTTTTTGATCATTTGCACGAAAACCCGGAAGTGAGCTGGAGGGAATATAAGACCACTGAGTACTTGCAAAAATTCCTGGAATGCCGGGGGTTCCAGGTTCAGCTGTTTGGGAATTGCACTGGTTTGGCTGTTGAAGTGGGGGAAGGGAGTCCATGCGTCGCGCTGAGAGCGGATATGGACGCACTTTGGCAGGAGGTGGACGGCAAGTTCCAGGCTAATCATTCCTGCGGACATGATGCCCACATGACAATGGGGGTTGGGGCCATGCTGCTGCTTCAAAAGGCAGGCTTCCCTAAAAAAGGCAAACTGAAATTCATCTTCCAGCCGGCTGAAGAAAAGGGCACTGGTGCCCTGAAAATGATTGAGCATGGTGTGCTGGATGATGTGGATTACTTGTACGGTGTACACCTTAGGCCAATCCAGGAAATAAGGGATGGAGAAGCGTCTGCAGCCATTTACCATGGTGCAGCAAGATTTCTGACCGGGGAAATTATCGGGGAAGATGCCCATGGCGCCCGCCCGCACCTTGGGCAGAATGCCATCGAGATCGGTGCTTCTTTCATCCATGAAATTAAAAATATTCATTTGGATCCGATGGTTCCGCATACGGCCAAGATGACCAAATTCCACGCCGGCAGTGACTCAGGCAATATCATTCCGGGAAAAGCTTCCTTTAGCCTGGATCTGAGGGCACAAACAAATGAAGTGATTAATGCCCTGGCTGAAAAAATTGAAACCATCACCGATTATTTATCCAAGCTGTATGGAGTCAAGATTAACCTTGAGACGAAAGCAAATGTGGCAGCAGCTGAAGTAGATGAAGAAGCTCAGGATTTTCTGGAGAAGGCTATAATTGATGTCCTGGGAGCTGGCCAATTAAGGGAGCCAATCGTGACTTCGGGCGGGGAGGACTTCCATTTTTATACTCTCAAGAAGCCGAATATTAAGGCCACGATGCTCGGATTGGGCTGTGATTTAAAGCCGGGGCTTCATCATCCGGACATGACGTTCAACAGGGAAGTGATTTACTCGGGAATGGAAATACTGGCCAAAGCCGTAATGGCCACTTTGGAAAAGGAGGAGGAGTGA
- a CDS encoding MurR/RpiR family transcriptional regulator, giving the protein MILKETIEKEFNNLSKGQQKVAKYLLDHPKDFAVKSAGEIGKIIGVSETTVIRFCYSIQLSGYSELQRMVREQLLKANSTLGQYFTSKVELAEKPEFLASVMEKDCLHIRETIQNISQDDFDVLVERLIETKRVYVTGLRSSFAAASWLSFTLGVVRGNAKLIRPDTDDLLLTITEMDKEATFIAISFDRYMKDTIKMAELAKKQGAFVIGITDSAIAPIKEHADLLFQIHSSEKSTIDAAPALFSFLNAVIAGVSIKDCDRFQTRKEQYEKLDSEHFFIQPGGKMD; this is encoded by the coding sequence ATGATATTAAAAGAAACAATTGAAAAAGAATTTAATAACCTCTCCAAAGGGCAGCAGAAGGTCGCTAAGTATTTACTGGATCACCCTAAGGATTTTGCAGTAAAGTCAGCGGGTGAGATCGGCAAGATAATCGGGGTCAGTGAAACAACAGTCATCCGATTCTGTTATTCGATTCAGCTATCCGGCTATTCGGAGCTGCAGAGGATGGTAAGGGAACAATTATTGAAGGCGAATAGCACACTTGGTCAGTATTTTACCAGCAAGGTGGAACTGGCAGAAAAGCCGGAATTCCTGGCAAGTGTGATGGAAAAGGATTGTCTCCATATCAGGGAAACGATTCAAAATATAAGTCAGGATGATTTCGATGTTTTAGTGGAACGTTTGATCGAAACGAAAAGAGTATATGTTACAGGTTTGCGGTCTTCCTTTGCGGCAGCAAGCTGGCTTTCTTTTACCCTTGGTGTTGTAAGGGGAAATGCGAAGCTGATCCGGCCGGATACGGATGATCTGCTGCTGACAATCACTGAAATGGATAAAGAAGCAACGTTCATTGCCATTTCATTCGACCGCTACATGAAAGATACGATTAAAATGGCGGAATTGGCGAAAAAGCAGGGAGCATTTGTAATTGGCATTACGGATTCAGCAATCGCGCCGATTAAAGAGCATGCCGACTTGCTTTTTCAAATCCATTCATCGGAAAAATCGACCATTGATGCGGCGCCGGCACTCTTTTCCTTTCTGAATGCGGTGATTGCAGGTGTATCGATTAAAGATTGTGACCGGTTTCAAACAAGGAAAGAGCAATATGAAAAGCTTGATAGTGAACATTTTTTTATTCAGCCGGGAGGGAAGATGGATTGA
- a CDS encoding Ger(x)C family spore germination protein: protein MNVKNYLCCSLIPILLAGCTPSPKVLEDLQLVQTIGYDYVNGEEFEGTAGSSNIPPGEQSLPVNEVFTATGKTSKRIRQKIQAEAARPIVIGRVGLVIFNQELAEHGIENQIDSLQRNPSIGRKLLLVVSKEKAKDIIDSNYSQSDSVSQYLIDVVEQNLEQTIPKINLHRFLVHYYSKDADPFLPLIEKQGKHLKVSGLGIFKDDKLVDTISFGDAYIFKILYEKFRRGQFEVELSGGEDVSLENLSSKPKIVVEKTNGKYTATFKVKVNGRAMEGVNLDLTDKKTIERIEKAVEKEITDRAEKMVKRFQELDADPLRIGEKARQRSDFNRKEWKAQYSEMEIKIEAEVNAVQSGIIE from the coding sequence ATGAATGTTAAAAACTATTTATGTTGTTCCTTGATTCCAATCCTCCTGGCAGGATGTACTCCAAGTCCAAAAGTATTGGAGGATCTCCAATTAGTGCAGACCATTGGGTATGATTATGTCAATGGTGAGGAATTTGAAGGAACAGCAGGCTCTTCCAATATACCTCCAGGTGAACAGTCACTGCCGGTAAACGAGGTCTTTACCGCAACAGGGAAGACAAGTAAACGGATCAGGCAAAAGATTCAGGCGGAAGCAGCAAGGCCCATAGTCATTGGCAGGGTGGGACTAGTCATTTTCAATCAGGAACTCGCTGAGCATGGTATTGAAAATCAAATAGACAGTCTGCAGAGAAACCCCAGTATTGGCCGGAAATTGCTGCTTGTTGTATCGAAAGAGAAGGCGAAAGACATCATTGATTCTAATTACTCGCAAAGCGATTCTGTATCACAGTATTTAATTGATGTAGTTGAACAGAATCTTGAGCAGACCATTCCAAAGATCAATTTACACCGTTTTCTTGTTCACTATTACAGCAAAGATGCCGATCCTTTTTTACCTTTAATTGAAAAACAGGGTAAGCATTTGAAGGTCAGCGGACTGGGGATTTTTAAAGACGATAAGCTAGTTGATACAATCAGCTTTGGTGACGCCTATATCTTTAAAATACTTTATGAAAAATTCCGGCGGGGACAATTTGAAGTAGAACTTAGCGGCGGAGAAGATGTAAGTCTCGAAAACCTGTCATCAAAACCTAAAATAGTGGTGGAAAAGACGAATGGAAAATATACAGCAACTTTTAAGGTGAAAGTAAATGGCAGAGCCATGGAAGGGGTTAATTTAGATCTAACAGATAAGAAAACGATTGAGAGAATTGAAAAAGCAGTGGAAAAGGAAATCACTGACAGAGCAGAGAAAATGGTCAAGAGGTTTCAGGAATTGGATGCAGATCCCCTTCGCATCGGGGAAAAGGCCAGGCAGCGCTCCGATTTTAATCGGAAGGAATGGAAAGCGCAGTATAGTGAAATGGAAATTAAGATCGAAGCAGAAGTGAATGCTGTTCAATCGGGAATTATAGAATGA
- a CDS encoding GerAB/ArcD/ProY family transporter, with protein sequence MFPLPKEDKKVSPYFVFYLIHAMQIGVGILGFERIIVQSAGYSSWIAILTSGASIIGLVWVSYRILNKGNNDIVAIHAEIMGKWIGGFFSFLFSLYFFSFALVVLRSYVEVLQVWVFPEVSEWIFVLIIIFLAYSYVTGGFRVVTGVSYLGILYGLPLLLVKFYPLQYADYGNLLPILNASPAELFKASKEMTLNFLGFETIFMFYPFIKDGPKSEKWAYFGVLFSIFIYLLTAFVTFVYYNQEQLKGTIWATLTLWKIVDLIIVERFEYIGISVWFFTILPNICIGLWCASRGMNRLFPVSQRSALRIFSLLLFFISVILTNRQQIDLLQKAVSQIGLYTIYFYLPCLLVLQYIIMKVKKG encoded by the coding sequence ATGTTTCCATTGCCTAAAGAGGATAAAAAGGTATCTCCCTATTTTGTATTTTATTTAATACATGCGATGCAAATAGGCGTAGGCATTCTGGGATTCGAAAGAATTATTGTCCAGTCTGCAGGCTATAGTTCCTGGATCGCAATCTTAACATCCGGCGCCTCCATTATCGGATTGGTGTGGGTTTCCTATCGCATCTTGAATAAGGGGAACAATGACATCGTAGCCATACATGCTGAAATTATGGGGAAATGGATTGGCGGTTTTTTCAGCTTTCTATTTTCTTTATATTTCTTTTCCTTTGCATTGGTTGTACTTAGATCATATGTGGAAGTGCTCCAGGTATGGGTATTTCCAGAAGTCTCTGAATGGATATTCGTACTTATTATCATTTTTTTAGCCTATTCCTATGTCACAGGAGGTTTCCGGGTTGTAACAGGAGTAAGCTATTTAGGGATTTTATACGGATTGCCATTATTATTGGTGAAATTTTATCCTTTACAGTATGCCGATTATGGAAATCTCCTGCCAATCCTGAATGCTTCTCCTGCAGAATTATTTAAAGCTTCAAAAGAAATGACCCTTAATTTTCTCGGGTTTGAGACCATATTTATGTTTTATCCTTTTATAAAAGATGGGCCGAAATCTGAAAAGTGGGCCTATTTCGGCGTGCTATTCAGCATATTTATTTACCTGCTGACTGCTTTTGTTACGTTTGTCTACTACAACCAGGAACAGTTAAAAGGCACCATTTGGGCTACACTCACACTATGGAAAATCGTGGACTTAATCATTGTGGAAAGGTTCGAATACATAGGAATTTCCGTATGGTTCTTTACTATTCTTCCGAATATTTGCATCGGCCTCTGGTGTGCCAGCCGGGGAATGAACCGTCTGTTTCCCGTCTCTCAAAGAAGTGCCTTGAGGATTTTTAGCCTATTGCTGTTTTTCATCAGCGTTATTTTAACAAATAGACAGCAAATTGATTTGCTGCAGAAAGCTGTCTCCCAAATCGGGTTATATACCATCTACTTTTACTTACCATGCTTGCTGGTCTTACAATATATCATCATGAAGGTGAAAAAAGGATGA
- a CDS encoding spore germination protein has translation MGFFKSKLKRFNRDNKQKKNENSEHELRIDELLHRCKESTDFVSYRYSESSPFYIHYYQTIVDINILHQYVLPYIKENESQTLFDLQQAIPIDNTEIIDNVHEIRDKLLTGCVVVEVKGSLQEALVISAVSLEKRPVSMPEVEYSVVGPKEAFVESIDANINLVRKRLPIPDLIVEEVKIGSLTKTRVAVLYIKGVTDKENVNTILQRLNEIEFDQIVDSSFINQIISDNHSSPFPHLIDTERPDRVASVLSEGKITIIVDGSPHALTGPTTLVEFFSAFEDYFLSWHIASIFRLVRLFAVFFSVLSTSLYVAVLTYHYEMIPENLLNPLIASRSGIPFPPILEAIILELTIELLREAGARLPTKIGQTIGIVGGIVIGTAAVQAGLTSNVLLIIVALAALASFTTPVYQMGNTIRLIRFPFLITAQLWGLLGVTFCFSYILSHLLKMTSLGRPYLAPVYPLRLDDLRDSLFRLPFFMQTKRPLQVRSPVRTRFQPKKHEKSKRDIED, from the coding sequence GTGGGTTTTTTTAAATCTAAATTAAAAAGGTTTAATAGGGACAATAAACAAAAGAAGAATGAAAATAGTGAGCATGAACTGCGGATAGATGAACTCCTTCATCGCTGTAAAGAATCTACAGATTTTGTTTCCTACAGATATTCAGAATCCAGCCCATTTTATATTCATTATTACCAGACAATTGTAGATATTAATATCTTGCATCAATATGTCTTGCCTTATATCAAAGAGAATGAGAGCCAGACTCTTTTTGATCTGCAGCAGGCTATTCCCATTGATAATACTGAAATTATAGATAATGTTCATGAAATAAGGGACAAATTGCTGACAGGCTGTGTTGTTGTAGAAGTAAAAGGTTCACTGCAAGAGGCTCTGGTCATTTCTGCTGTATCGCTTGAGAAGAGGCCCGTCAGTATGCCGGAAGTCGAGTACAGTGTTGTGGGGCCAAAAGAAGCCTTTGTCGAATCGATTGATGCTAACATCAATCTGGTCAGGAAGAGGCTGCCTATTCCAGATCTTATTGTGGAAGAAGTAAAGATAGGAAGCCTGACAAAAACAAGGGTGGCTGTTCTTTATATTAAAGGAGTTACGGACAAAGAAAACGTGAATACAATTCTTCAGAGGTTGAATGAGATTGAATTTGATCAAATCGTGGACAGCTCTTTTATTAACCAGATCATATCCGATAATCATAGCTCTCCCTTTCCCCATTTAATTGACACGGAAAGGCCTGATAGGGTGGCAAGTGTGCTCTCTGAAGGGAAGATAACAATCATTGTTGATGGCTCACCGCATGCTCTAACGGGTCCTACAACTCTGGTAGAGTTTTTTTCTGCGTTTGAAGATTACTTTCTATCATGGCATATTGCCTCCATTTTTCGGCTTGTCCGCTTGTTTGCCGTATTCTTTTCCGTTTTGTCGACATCTCTTTATGTCGCCGTGCTTACCTACCATTACGAAATGATTCCGGAGAACCTGCTTAATCCGCTTATTGCTTCTAGGAGCGGCATCCCGTTCCCGCCGATACTGGAAGCGATTATTCTGGAATTGACCATTGAGCTATTGCGTGAGGCTGGAGCAAGGCTGCCGACCAAAATCGGACAGACGATTGGTATCGTAGGCGGTATTGTAATCGGGACTGCGGCTGTACAGGCTGGGCTGACCAGTAATGTGCTGCTGATCATCGTGGCGCTTGCGGCCCTGGCATCTTTTACAACGCCTGTCTATCAAATGGGCAACACGATCCGCTTAATCCGCTTTCCTTTTTTAATCACTGCTCAGTTATGGGGACTTCTGGGAGTTACCTTTTGTTTCTCATACATTTTGAGCCATTTGCTAAAAATGACTTCTCTGGGACGCCCTTATCTGGCACCCGTCTATCCATTGCGGCTGGATGATTTAAGGGATTCTCTCTTCCGACTTCCGTTTTTCATGCAAACGAAGCGGCCATTGCAGGTCAGATCACCTGTACGAACTCGTTTTCAGCCCAAAAAGCACGAGAAATCGAAAAGAGACATAGAAGATTAA